From one Rhodamnia argentea isolate NSW1041297 chromosome 1, ASM2092103v1, whole genome shotgun sequence genomic stretch:
- the LOC115727334 gene encoding early nodulin-75-like isoform X1, whose amino-acid sequence MSSKYLLVLLLGAVLFAAAVLSDGHHPVKKEKPPKGHKPPHKHHHGGRRLMETVEAEDSHKPYLKHKPPHHHHHHPHEHILVEDVDIEDFHKKLFPGKKPPHHPGHMLAEKVEADEKKKPFPEHKPPKKGDKPPPKHKPPHEGHILVEEVEEDSKKPFPEHKPPKKGEEPKKGKGEKPPPKHKPPHEGHILVEEVEEDSKKPFPEHKPPKKGEAPRKGKGEKPPHHKPPHEPPTEN is encoded by the exons ATGTCTTCCAAGTACTTGCTAGTTTTGCTCCTGGGAGCGGTGCTTTTCGCCGCCGCCGTCCTCTCCGACGGCCACCACCCTGTCAAAAAAGAGAAGCCACCGAAAGGGCACAAACCACCCCACAAGCACCACCACGGTGGTCGCCGTCTCATGGAGACAGTCGAAGCCGAGGACTCGCACAAGCCATACCTCAAACACAAGCCcccacaccaccaccaccaccaccctcacGAGCACATTCTCGTCGAGGATGTCGACATAGAAGACTTCCACAAAAAGCTGTTCCCCGGCAAGAAACCGCCCCACCACCCCGGCCACATGCTTGCGGAGAAAGTGGAAGCCGATGAGAAAAAGAAGCCTTTCCCCGAGCACAAACCCCCGAAGAAAGGGGATAAGCCGCCACCGAAGCACAAGCCACCCCACGAG GGACACATTCTCGTAGAGGAGGTGGAAGAGGACTCGAAGAAGCCGTTCCCTGAGCACAAGCCGCCCAAGAAAGGCGAGGAGCCGAAGAAGGGCAAGGGAGAGAAGCCACCACCAAAGCACAAGCCGCCACACGAGGGACACATTCTCGTAGAAGAGGTGGAAGAGGACTCGAAGAAGCCGTTCCCTGAGCACAAGCCGCCCAAGAAAGGCGAGGCGCCCAGGAAGGGCAAGGGAGAGAAGCCGCCGCACCACAAGCCACCGCACGAGCCTCCTACCGAGAACTGA
- the LOC115727338 gene encoding early nodulin-75-like isoform X3, with protein sequence MSSKYLLVLLLGAVLFAAAILSDGHHPFKKEKPPKGHKPPHKHHHGGRRLLETVEAEDSHKPYPKHKPPHHHHHHHPHEHILVEEVDIEDSHKKPFPGKKPPHHPGHMLAEEVEADEKRKPFPEHRPPKKGDRPPPKHKPPHEGHILVEEVEEDSKKPFPEHKPPKKGEEPKKGKGEKPPPKHKPPHEGHILVEEVEEDSKKPFPEHKPPKKGEEPRKGKGEKPPHHKPPHKPPTEN encoded by the exons ATGTCTTCCAAGTACTTGCTAGTTTTGCTCCTGGGAGCGGTGCTTTTCGCCGCCGCCATCCTTTCCGACGGCCACCACCCTTTCAAAAAAGAGAAGCCACCGAAAGGGCACAAACCACCCCACAAGCACCACCACGGTGGTCGCCGTCTCTTGGAGACGGTCGAAGCCGAGGACTCGCACAAGCCATACCCCAAACACAAGCCcccacaccaccaccaccaccaccaccctcacGAGCACATTCTCGTTGAGGAGGTCGACATAGAAGACTCCCACAAAAAGCCGTTCCCCGGCAAGAAACCGCCCCACCACCCCGGCCACATGCTTGCCGAGGAAGTGGAAGCCGATGAGAAAAGGAAGCCATTCCCCGAGCACAGACCCCCGAAGAAAGGGGACAGGCCGCCACCGAAGCACAAGCCGCCCCACGAGGGACACATTCTCGTAGAGGAG GTGGAAGAGGACTCGAAGAAGCCGTTCCCTGAGCACAAGCCGCCCAAGAAAGGCGAGGAGCCGAAGAAGGGCAAGGGAGAGAAGCCACCACCAAAGCACAAGCCGCCACACGAGGGACACATTCTCGTAGAAGAGGTGGAAGAGGACTCGAAGAAGCCGTTCCCTGAGCACAAGCCGCCGAAGAAAGGCGAGGAGCCCAGGAAGGGCAAGGGAGAGAAGCCGCCGCACCACAAGCCACCGCACAAGCCTCCTACTGAGAACTGA
- the LOC115727334 gene encoding early nodulin-75-like isoform X2, with the protein MSSKYLLVLLLGAVLFAAAVLSDGHHPVKKEKPPKGHKPPHKHHHGGRRLMETVEAEDSHKPYLKHKPPHHHHHHPHEHILVEDVDIEDFHKKLFPGKKPPHHPGHMLAEKVEADEKKKPFPEHKPPKKGDKPPPKHKPPHEGHILVEEVEEDSKKPFPEHKPPKKGEEPKKGKGEKPPPKHKPPHEGHILVEEVEEDSKKPFPEHKPPKKGEAPRKGKGEKPPHHKPPHEPPTEN; encoded by the exons ATGTCTTCCAAGTACTTGCTAGTTTTGCTCCTGGGAGCGGTGCTTTTCGCCGCCGCCGTCCTCTCCGACGGCCACCACCCTGTCAAAAAAGAGAAGCCACCGAAAGGGCACAAACCACCCCACAAGCACCACCACGGTGGTCGCCGTCTCATGGAGACAGTCGAAGCCGAGGACTCGCACAAGCCATACCTCAAACACAAGCCcccacaccaccaccaccaccaccctcacGAGCACATTCTCGTCGAGGATGTCGACATAGAAGACTTCCACAAAAAGCTGTTCCCCGGCAAGAAACCGCCCCACCACCCCGGCCACATGCTTGCGGAGAAAGTGGAAGCCGATGAGAAAAAGAAGCCTTTCCCCGAGCACAAACCCCCGAAGAAAGGGGATAAGCCGCCACCGAAGCACAAGCCACCCCACGAGGGACAC ATTCTCGTAGAGGAGGTGGAAGAGGACTCGAAGAAGCCGTTCCCTGAGCACAAGCCGCCCAAGAAAGGCGAGGAGCCGAAGAAGGGCAAGGGAGAGAAGCCACCACCAAAGCACAAGCCGCCACACGAGGGACACATTCTCGTAGAAGAGGTGGAAGAGGACTCGAAGAAGCCGTTCCCTGAGCACAAGCCGCCCAAGAAAGGCGAGGCGCCCAGGAAGGGCAAGGGAGAGAAGCCGCCGCACCACAAGCCACCGCACGAGCCTCCTACCGAGAACTGA
- the LOC115727338 gene encoding early nodulin-75-like isoform X1, translated as MSSKYLLVLLLGAVLFAAAILSDGHHPFKKEKPPKGHKPPHKHHHGGRRLLETVEAEDSHKPYPKHKPPHHHHHHHPHEHILVEEVDIEDSHKKPFPGKKPPHHPGHMLAEEVEADEKRKPFPEHRPPKKGDRPPPKHKPPHEGHILVEEVEEDSKKPFPEHKPPKKGEEPKKGKGEKPPPKHKPRHEGHILVEEVEEDSKKPFPEHKPPKKGEEPKKGKGEKPPPKHKPPHEGHILVEEVEEDSKKPFPEHKPPKKGEEPRKGKGEKPPHHKPPHKPPTEN; from the exons ATGTCTTCCAAGTACTTGCTAGTTTTGCTCCTGGGAGCGGTGCTTTTCGCCGCCGCCATCCTTTCCGACGGCCACCACCCTTTCAAAAAAGAGAAGCCACCGAAAGGGCACAAACCACCCCACAAGCACCACCACGGTGGTCGCCGTCTCTTGGAGACGGTCGAAGCCGAGGACTCGCACAAGCCATACCCCAAACACAAGCCcccacaccaccaccaccaccaccaccctcacGAGCACATTCTCGTTGAGGAGGTCGACATAGAAGACTCCCACAAAAAGCCGTTCCCCGGCAAGAAACCGCCCCACCACCCCGGCCACATGCTTGCCGAGGAAGTGGAAGCCGATGAGAAAAGGAAGCCATTCCCCGAGCACAGACCCCCGAAGAAAGGGGACAGGCCGCCACCGAAGCACAAGCCGCCCCACGAGGGACACATTCTCGTAGAGGAG GTTGAAGAGGACTCGAAGAAGCCGTTCCCTGAGCACAAGCCACCCAAGAAAGGCGAGGAGCCGAAGAAGGGCAAGGGAGAGAAGCCGCCACCAAAGCACAAGCCGCGTCACGAGGGACACATTCTCGTAGAGGAGGTGGAAGAGGACTCGAAGAAGCCGTTCCCTGAGCACAAGCCGCCCAAGAAAGGCGAGGAGCCGAAGAAGGGCAAGGGAGAGAAGCCACCACCAAAGCACAAGCCGCCACACGAGGGACACATTCTCGTAGAAGAGGTGGAAGAGGACTCGAAGAAGCCGTTCCCTGAGCACAAGCCGCCGAAGAAAGGCGAGGAGCCCAGGAAGGGCAAGGGAGAGAAGCCGCCGCACCACAAGCCACCGCACAAGCCTCCTACTGAGAACTGA